One window of the Rhodococcus sovatensis genome contains the following:
- a CDS encoding glutathione peroxidase: MTEVQNIGINTLGGAPTSLDEYAGRAVLVVNVASKCGLTPQYATLEKLATDYASQGLSVIGIPCNQFGGQEPGTAEEIETFCSTTYGVTFPMMEKIDVNGENQHPLYAELTKTEDADGTAGDIQWNFEKFLISPDGVVTNRFRPRTEPDAPEVLAAIDKILPKETIAV, from the coding sequence ATGACTGAAGTCCAGAATATCGGCATCAATACGCTGGGCGGTGCGCCCACCTCGCTCGATGAGTATGCAGGCAGGGCGGTCCTGGTCGTCAATGTTGCCTCGAAGTGCGGTTTGACCCCCCAGTACGCCACGCTCGAAAAGCTCGCTACCGACTACGCATCGCAGGGCCTGTCGGTTATCGGCATCCCCTGCAACCAGTTCGGTGGACAGGAGCCGGGCACCGCGGAGGAGATCGAGACATTCTGCTCCACCACCTACGGCGTCACCTTCCCGATGATGGAGAAGATCGACGTCAACGGCGAGAATCAGCACCCGCTGTACGCCGAACTCACCAAGACCGAGGATGCCGACGGCACCGCGGGAGACATTCAGTGGAACTTCGAGAAGTTCCTCATCTCTCCGGACGGTGTGGTCACCAACCGATTCCGCCCTCGCACGGAACCGGATGCGCCCGAGGTCCTCGCCGCGATCGACAAGATCCTGCCGAAGGAAACCATCGCCGTTTAG
- a CDS encoding DUF2334 domain-containing protein has translation MSGALIVSVSGIKDDTCENAAEFARELDKRGVALSLLVAPRLKDKYRLTQDESTQDWLRGRRDQGDAIILHGYDQAATKRRRAEFATLPRHEARLRLMAADRVMEQTGLRTRVFAAPRWIASPGAVSALPDAGFRMIAGVTAIHDLESGSHVRGRVLGIGEGFKAEPWWCRALVIGAGRTARRGGLVRLAVSAKQLGRSGPRQAILDAVDLSLYSGATPGVYEHVRKIGRAA, from the coding sequence ATGTCAGGAGCACTGATCGTGTCGGTGAGCGGAATCAAGGACGACACCTGCGAGAACGCGGCAGAGTTCGCCCGTGAACTCGACAAGCGTGGCGTTGCGCTCTCGCTGCTGGTCGCGCCCAGGCTCAAGGACAAATATCGCCTGACACAGGACGAGAGCACGCAGGACTGGTTGCGAGGACGTCGGGATCAGGGCGATGCGATCATCCTTCATGGCTACGACCAGGCCGCGACCAAGCGTCGTCGCGCGGAGTTCGCGACTCTGCCGCGGCACGAAGCCCGACTTCGATTGATGGCCGCCGACCGCGTCATGGAGCAGACCGGTTTGCGTACACGGGTTTTCGCAGCGCCTCGCTGGATCGCCTCGCCCGGTGCTGTGTCCGCACTTCCGGATGCCGGGTTCCGAATGATTGCAGGGGTGACTGCAATTCACGATCTCGAATCGGGTTCGCATGTGCGAGGGCGTGTTCTGGGAATCGGTGAGGGTTTCAAAGCCGAACCGTGGTGGTGCCGCGCGCTCGTGATCGGTGCAGGGCGCACCGCGCGTCGCGGTGGATTGGTCCGACTGGCCGTGAGCGCCAAGCAACTCGGCCGCTCCGGTCCGAGACAAGCGATTCTCGATGCTGTCGATCTCTCGCTGTACAGCGGAGCGACGCCCGGTGTGTACGAGCACGTCCGGAAGATCGGTCGGGCGGCCTAG
- a CDS encoding LppP/LprE family lipoprotein, which translates to MKRLLLVGLSAISLVACAQSDNGTATAVSESSAAPGRQNVTKTIAPSVGALPDVSDQVPALPPQVQIPTVPAAEPEALPGPPVVCLALKSPVVTDAVASLPLYFDDAPWVAYSMGDPCASFTWVSATSERATASTPDHHLFFHDGVYLGTATAEPYRFSSVVGQTVDTVTVNYRWLVRDEAFAAPEGGPVAIRYQWDGSQVMMLDVLPPEVTG; encoded by the coding sequence ATGAAACGACTTCTGCTCGTGGGACTCAGTGCGATTTCCCTGGTGGCATGCGCGCAGTCCGACAACGGAACGGCAACAGCTGTCTCGGAATCGTCCGCAGCACCGGGGCGGCAGAATGTCACCAAGACGATCGCGCCGTCGGTCGGAGCGCTACCCGACGTCAGCGACCAGGTTCCAGCCCTCCCACCGCAGGTTCAGATTCCTACTGTTCCGGCCGCGGAACCGGAAGCCCTTCCAGGGCCGCCCGTGGTGTGCCTGGCCCTGAAGTCTCCCGTCGTGACGGATGCAGTGGCGTCGTTGCCGCTGTATTTCGACGATGCGCCGTGGGTCGCCTACTCGATGGGCGACCCGTGCGCGTCGTTCACCTGGGTTTCCGCCACGTCGGAACGGGCAACTGCCAGCACCCCAGACCACCATCTGTTCTTCCACGACGGCGTCTACCTCGGTACGGCGACGGCCGAGCCGTACAGATTCTCGTCGGTGGTGGGCCAGACCGTGGACACCGTGACCGTGAACTATCGCTGGCTCGTGCGCGACGAAGCATTTGCCGCCCCTGAGGGCGGACCGGTGGCAATCCGCTACCAGTGGGACGGTTCGCAGGTCATGATGCTCGATGTGCTGCCGCCCGAGGTCACCGGCTAG
- a CDS encoding MBL fold metallo-hydrolase encodes MRLTHFGHSCVLVELNGTTVLFDPGNFSHGFDGITDLDAILITHQHPDHVDLERLPALLEGNPSAALYADPMTASQLGTRWTATQAGDAFSVGGIQVTGVGGTHAVIHPELPVIDNTGYLLGTPENPGQLLHPGDSLFVPEQKVDVLALPTAAPWSKLSETIEFLRAVAPRTAFPIHQAVVAEQARGIYYGRFKDMADENTEFRTFDEETSVQI; translated from the coding sequence ATGCGGCTGACTCACTTCGGACATTCGTGTGTACTCGTCGAACTCAACGGAACGACCGTCCTCTTCGACCCCGGCAATTTTTCGCACGGGTTCGACGGAATCACCGATCTCGACGCCATCCTCATCACTCACCAGCATCCGGATCATGTCGACCTGGAACGACTTCCGGCTCTCCTGGAAGGCAATCCAAGTGCAGCGCTCTATGCCGACCCGATGACGGCGTCGCAGCTGGGTACGCGGTGGACGGCCACTCAGGCGGGCGATGCCTTCTCCGTCGGCGGCATCCAGGTGACGGGCGTCGGCGGCACCCACGCCGTCATCCATCCCGAACTGCCCGTGATCGACAACACTGGCTACCTGCTCGGTACCCCGGAGAATCCCGGTCAGCTCCTGCATCCGGGTGACTCGCTGTTCGTGCCCGAGCAGAAGGTCGACGTTCTCGCGCTGCCTACCGCCGCGCCGTGGTCGAAGCTGTCGGAGACGATCGAGTTTCTCCGCGCCGTGGCACCCCGGACGGCCTTCCCGATCCACCAAGCCGTCGTCGCCGAACAAGCGCGCGGAATCTACTACGGGCGTTTCAAGGACATGGCCGACGAGAACACCGAGTTCCGCACGTTCGACGAGGAAACGAGCGTACAGATCTAG
- the purS gene encoding phosphoribosylformylglycinamidine synthase subunit PurS, producing the protein MARVVVDVMPKAEILDPQGQAIAGALGRLGVAGVTDVRQGKRFELEVDDSVDDAELEKIAESLLANTVIEDWKVTRLS; encoded by the coding sequence GTGGCCCGTGTTGTTGTCGACGTCATGCCCAAGGCCGAAATTCTCGACCCTCAGGGTCAGGCCATCGCAGGTGCGCTCGGACGTCTCGGCGTGGCCGGAGTGACCGATGTCCGTCAGGGCAAGCGCTTCGAGCTCGAGGTCGACGACAGTGTCGACGACGCCGAACTCGAGAAGATCGCCGAGTCCCTGCTCGCCAATACGGTGATCGAGGACTGGAAGGTAACCCGCCTCTCATGA
- the purQ gene encoding phosphoribosylformylglycinamidine synthase subunit PurQ, with translation MSARIGVITFPGTLDDVDASRAVTLAGGEAVSLWHADADLKNVDAIVVPGGFSYGDYLRAGAIARFAPVMESVVKAAEGGMPVLGICNGFQVLCEVGLLPGALTRNEGLHFVCRDQWLKVENSETAWSSRYETGAEILIPVKNAEGRFQASKDVLDELEGEGRVVFRYSGTNPNGSQRDIAGISSANGRVVGLMPHPEHATEPLTGPSDDGLGIFYSALDAIVSA, from the coding sequence ATGAGTGCACGCATCGGTGTCATCACTTTTCCCGGGACTCTCGACGACGTCGACGCCTCCCGCGCAGTCACCCTCGCAGGCGGCGAGGCTGTCAGCTTGTGGCATGCCGACGCCGACTTGAAGAACGTCGACGCCATCGTCGTCCCCGGTGGGTTCTCCTACGGTGACTACCTACGCGCAGGCGCCATCGCCCGGTTTGCTCCCGTCATGGAATCGGTCGTGAAAGCAGCCGAGGGCGGCATGCCTGTGCTCGGTATCTGCAACGGATTTCAGGTGCTTTGTGAGGTCGGTTTGCTTCCGGGTGCCTTGACTCGCAACGAAGGATTGCACTTCGTATGCCGTGACCAGTGGCTGAAGGTCGAGAACAGCGAAACCGCGTGGTCTTCGCGCTATGAAACCGGTGCCGAGATCCTCATCCCGGTCAAGAACGCCGAGGGCCGCTTCCAGGCGTCGAAGGATGTCCTGGACGAGCTGGAAGGTGAGGGCCGGGTGGTTTTCCGCTACAGCGGAACCAACCCGAACGGATCCCAGCGAGACATCGCCGGCATCTCTTCGGCCAACGGGCGCGTCGTGGGACTCATGCCTCACCCCGAGCACGCGACCGAGCCACTCACCGGCCCGAGCGACGACGGTCTCGGCATCTTCTACTCGGCATTGGACGCCATCGTCTCCGCCTGA
- a CDS encoding VOC family protein has translation MTLTLGMITMDSLDPGPLARWWAEQTGGEIVEENEGWFYVVALAGAPYRLAFQKTDDPTPGKNRIHMDLTTADLDSELARLVEAGASEKEQHTMGDFRWVTLADPDGNVFCISGMH, from the coding sequence ATGACTCTGACACTTGGCATGATCACGATGGATTCCCTGGACCCCGGCCCGCTCGCGCGGTGGTGGGCCGAGCAGACCGGCGGCGAGATCGTCGAGGAGAACGAGGGTTGGTTCTACGTCGTCGCTCTCGCCGGGGCCCCGTATCGGCTTGCGTTTCAGAAGACCGACGATCCGACGCCCGGCAAGAACCGTATCCATATGGATCTGACGACGGCCGATCTGGACAGCGAACTCGCTCGGCTCGTCGAAGCGGGTGCGTCGGAAAAAGAACAGCACACCATGGGTGACTTCAGGTGGGTCACGCTGGCCGACCCGGACGGCAACGTCTTCTGTATATCGGGTATGCACTAG
- a CDS encoding M18 family aminopeptidase produces MVPMSSNASAAGLCNFVDVSPSPFHVCRTVSVQLEEVGFVRVDETDAWPTEAGRYYLIRGGSLVAWSTESSGPFRIVGGHTDSPNLRVKQHPDLESAGWQMVGLEPYGGAWLNSWLDRDLGVSGRLSVRDGNGLREVLVKVDEPILRVPQLAIHLSEDRKGVTLDPQRHVNAVWGVGNSPRSFLGYVAEREGVDPSAVLGWELMTHDLAPSAVVGVESELVSAPRLDNQGTCYAGTQALIAAVQNPTAVTPVLALFDHEEVGSMSDRGAFSDLLNTVLERIVLGRGGGREEFLRTMAGSVCASGDMAHATHPNYPDRHEPAHRIELGGGPVLKVNQNLRYATDSAGAGAFALACDQANVPLQRYVHRADLPCGSTIGPITASRTGLSTVDVGAAQLAMHSSRELMGASDVAAYSDALGAFLAPAE; encoded by the coding sequence ATGGTTCCCATGTCGTCCAACGCGTCTGCTGCCGGTCTGTGCAATTTCGTCGATGTGTCACCCTCGCCGTTCCATGTGTGTCGGACGGTGTCGGTGCAGCTCGAGGAGGTGGGATTCGTTCGCGTCGACGAAACCGACGCGTGGCCGACCGAGGCCGGGCGTTACTACCTCATCCGCGGCGGATCCCTCGTCGCGTGGAGCACCGAAAGCTCTGGACCGTTCCGTATCGTCGGCGGTCATACCGACAGTCCGAACTTGCGGGTCAAGCAGCATCCAGATCTCGAGTCCGCAGGCTGGCAGATGGTCGGCCTCGAACCATACGGCGGTGCATGGCTGAACTCGTGGCTCGATCGCGATCTCGGAGTTTCCGGTCGACTGAGCGTTCGTGACGGCAACGGCTTGCGTGAGGTTCTCGTCAAGGTCGACGAACCGATCCTGCGGGTACCCCAGTTGGCGATTCATCTGTCCGAGGACCGCAAAGGTGTCACCCTCGATCCGCAGCGCCACGTCAATGCTGTGTGGGGCGTGGGGAATTCGCCCCGGTCGTTCTTGGGATACGTTGCCGAACGTGAAGGAGTCGACCCGTCGGCAGTGCTGGGGTGGGAATTGATGACGCACGATCTCGCTCCGAGCGCGGTGGTCGGAGTCGAATCCGAATTGGTCAGTGCGCCGCGCCTGGACAATCAGGGGACCTGCTACGCCGGAACTCAGGCTTTGATTGCAGCAGTGCAGAATCCGACTGCGGTGACACCTGTCCTCGCGCTGTTCGATCACGAGGAAGTCGGCAGTATGTCCGACCGCGGGGCATTTTCGGACCTGTTGAACACGGTGCTCGAGCGCATCGTTCTCGGACGCGGCGGTGGGCGTGAGGAATTCCTGCGAACCATGGCCGGTTCCGTCTGCGCATCCGGGGACATGGCACACGCGACGCACCCGAATTATCCGGACCGGCACGAGCCCGCCCATCGCATCGAACTGGGCGGCGGACCGGTACTGAAGGTGAATCAGAACCTCAGGTATGCAACGGATTCGGCCGGTGCGGGCGCTTTTGCGCTGGCCTGCGATCAGGCGAACGTGCCGTTGCAGAGGTACGTCCATCGAGCCGATCTGCCCTGCGGGTCGACGATCGGGCCGATCACTGCGTCACGCACGGGATTGTCGACCGTCGATGTCGGCGCCGCTCAGTTGGCGATGCACAGCTCGCGCGAGCTGATGGGGGCGTCGGATGTCGCGGCGTACTCCGATGCACTCGGGGCTTTCCTCGCGCCGGCCGAGTAG
- a CDS encoding IS630 family transposase, translated as MRIAPLGLIDGDRDKLEAILRAPTAPAGLALRARIVLLAADGVSNSEIARRCGVSRPTVITWRGRYGERGIDGLSDLHRSGRPRTLDHSAIVTATLMPPPKKLGVTHWSSRLLADHLGISFYAVANAWREYGVQPWRAETFKYSTDPELVAKVHDVVGLYLDPPENAIVLSLDEKSQIQALDRTQPMLPMQPGSVERHTHDYKRHGTTTLFAALDIATGKVTASCKPRHRSTEYLAFLKQVARAYPSQELHLIADNYATHKTPEVKAWLAENPRIAVHFTPTSASWLNLVEVWFGVIQRQALGRGVFTSVTDLTSKIRAFINGWNTRATPFVWTKTPEEILKKATRKTTSNTSH; from the coding sequence ATGCGAATCGCACCTCTCGGGTTGATCGACGGCGACAGGGACAAGCTCGAAGCGATCTTGCGGGCACCGACCGCGCCTGCAGGGTTGGCGTTGCGGGCGAGGATCGTGTTGCTCGCCGCCGATGGGGTGTCGAATTCGGAGATCGCACGCAGGTGCGGCGTTTCGCGTCCGACGGTGATCACCTGGCGTGGACGGTACGGCGAACGAGGCATCGACGGCCTGTCGGACCTGCATCGATCGGGCCGGCCGCGGACGCTCGATCACTCGGCGATCGTGACAGCGACGTTGATGCCGCCACCGAAGAAACTCGGTGTCACACATTGGAGTTCGAGGTTGCTAGCCGACCATCTCGGGATAAGTTTCTACGCTGTAGCCAACGCTTGGCGTGAGTACGGTGTGCAGCCGTGGCGGGCGGAGACGTTCAAATATTCCACCGACCCGGAGCTCGTCGCCAAGGTCCACGATGTCGTCGGTCTGTACCTCGATCCACCCGAGAACGCGATCGTATTGTCACTGGACGAAAAGTCCCAGATCCAGGCCCTCGACCGCACCCAACCGATGCTCCCGATGCAGCCCGGTTCGGTCGAGAGGCACACCCACGACTACAAACGACATGGCACCACAACACTGTTCGCAGCACTCGATATCGCCACCGGCAAGGTCACCGCCTCCTGCAAACCGCGCCACCGCAGTACCGAATACCTGGCGTTCCTCAAACAGGTCGCACGGGCCTACCCCAGCCAGGAGCTGCACCTGATCGCCGACAATTACGCCACCCACAAGACCCCCGAAGTCAAAGCCTGGCTAGCCGAGAACCCCCGCATCGCAGTCCATTTCACTCCGACATCAGCGTCGTGGCTCAATCTCGTCGAAGTGTGGTTCGGGGTCATCCAACGTCAAGCACTCGGCCGCGGCGTCTTCACCTCCGTCACCGATCTGACATCGAAAATCCGTGCGTTCATCAACGGCTGGAACACCCGCGCCACACCATTCGTCTGGACCAAAACCCCGGAGGAAATCCTCAAGAAAGCGACCCGTAAAACGACTTCAAACACGAGCCACTAG
- a CDS encoding nucleoside phosphorylase, whose protein sequence is MDIALTENDLAFPGVLTPQMVVKGVDIPSKAVVCFFAEVIESIAGQGRARVLSILRSEHGEHPVYEIERGGERLAVFHPGVGAPLAALFLEEAIALGCSEFVAVGGAGALTDQLGMGHVMVVDSAVRDEGTSFHYLAPGRVVDADPDGVTVLQQVLTEAGIDHVTGRSWTTDALYRETRSRVSRRVEEGCLTVDMEASAFCAVAKYRGVRFAQLLYAGDSLAADWEHRGWTKAGSVREQLFWLAADACLRLEPQLSS, encoded by the coding sequence GTGGACATTGCACTGACGGAGAACGATCTGGCCTTTCCGGGCGTCCTGACGCCTCAAATGGTGGTCAAGGGTGTCGATATCCCCAGCAAGGCCGTCGTGTGCTTCTTTGCCGAAGTGATCGAATCCATAGCCGGTCAGGGTCGGGCACGAGTGCTGTCGATCCTGCGGTCCGAGCACGGTGAACATCCCGTGTACGAGATCGAGCGCGGCGGCGAGCGGCTCGCAGTGTTCCATCCAGGCGTCGGCGCGCCCCTTGCAGCGCTGTTCCTCGAAGAGGCCATCGCGCTCGGATGCTCGGAATTCGTGGCCGTCGGCGGTGCGGGAGCGCTGACCGATCAGCTAGGGATGGGCCACGTCATGGTCGTCGACAGTGCGGTTCGTGACGAGGGCACGTCGTTCCACTACCTGGCGCCGGGACGTGTCGTCGACGCCGACCCGGACGGGGTCACGGTGCTCCAGCAGGTGCTGACCGAGGCCGGAATCGATCACGTTACGGGCCGATCGTGGACGACCGATGCGCTGTACCGCGAAACCCGCAGCCGAGTGTCGCGGCGGGTCGAGGAAGGGTGCCTGACGGTCGACATGGAGGCGTCTGCGTTCTGTGCGGTCGCGAAGTACCGCGGGGTGCGGTTCGCACAGCTGCTGTACGCGGGCGATTCTTTGGCCGCCGACTGGGAGCACCGCGGCTGGACCAAGGCCGGCAGCGTCCGCGAGCAGCTGTTCTGGCTCGCCGCCGATGCGTGCCTGCGGTTGGAGCCCCAGTTGTCGAGCTAG
- the purL gene encoding phosphoribosylformylglycinamidine synthase subunit PurL, with protein MSASSAKTDTVSIATATPDVAQPYRELGLKDDEYARIREILGRRPTDAELAMYSVMWSEHCSYKSSKVHLKYFGETTTDEMRTSMLAGIGENAGVVDVGDGWAVTFKVESHNHPSYVEPYQGAATGVGGIVRDIMAMGARPIAVMDQLRFGAADAPDTRRVLEGIVRGVGGYGNSLGLPNVGGETVFDASYAGNPLLNALCAGVMRVEDMHLAFASGVGNKIILFGARTGLDGIGGVSVLASETFDGDETGGGRKKLPAVQVGDPFTEKVLIEACLELYANKLVVGIQDLGGAGLSCATSELASAGSGGMHIALEQVPMRATGMTPAEVLSSESQERMCAVVTPDNVEKFMAVCAKWDVLATVIGEVTGGDNLEITWHGETVVDVPPKTVAHDGPVYSRPVQRPATQDALVANTTASLKRPETADELKATLLKMIGSPQLCSRKFITEQYDRYVRGNTVLAENADAGVIRIDEKTGRGIALATDASGRYTALDPYQGAQLALAEAFRNVSVTGATPKAVTNCLNFGSPEDPGVMWQFQQAVRGLADGCVTLGIPVTGGNVSFYNQTGSEPILPTPVVGVLGVIDDVHRRIPTGLGLEPGETLILLGDTHDEFDGSIWAQVEHDHLGGVPPRVDLAREQLLSDILLAGSRDGLVSAAHDLSEGGLAQAVVEAALAGETGCRILLPEGADPFVTLFSESSGRVLVAVPRTEETRFTGMCTARGLPWTRIGVVDEGSDEIEVQGQFAVKMTELRDTFESTLPRLFG; from the coding sequence GTGTCCGCTAGCTCAGCAAAGACCGACACCGTTTCGATCGCTACTGCTACGCCCGATGTGGCGCAGCCGTACCGAGAACTCGGGCTCAAGGACGACGAGTACGCCCGTATCAGGGAGATCCTCGGTCGCCGCCCCACGGATGCCGAGCTTGCGATGTACTCGGTCATGTGGAGCGAGCACTGCTCGTACAAGTCCTCGAAGGTCCATCTGAAGTACTTCGGTGAAACCACCACCGACGAGATGCGCACCTCGATGCTCGCGGGTATCGGTGAAAACGCGGGCGTCGTCGACGTCGGTGACGGGTGGGCCGTCACGTTCAAGGTCGAGAGCCACAACCACCCGTCGTACGTCGAGCCCTACCAGGGCGCCGCGACCGGTGTCGGCGGCATCGTTCGCGACATCATGGCCATGGGTGCGCGTCCGATCGCCGTGATGGACCAGCTGCGTTTCGGTGCTGCAGATGCGCCCGACACCCGGCGTGTCCTCGAAGGCATCGTGCGGGGAGTCGGCGGGTACGGAAACTCCCTCGGCCTCCCCAACGTCGGCGGCGAGACGGTGTTCGACGCCTCGTACGCCGGCAACCCGCTGCTCAATGCGCTGTGTGCAGGCGTCATGCGCGTCGAGGACATGCACCTTGCGTTCGCGTCGGGCGTGGGAAACAAGATCATTCTGTTCGGCGCCCGCACGGGTCTTGACGGAATCGGCGGCGTGTCCGTCCTGGCCTCGGAGACTTTCGACGGTGACGAGACCGGAGGGGGCAGGAAGAAGCTTCCGGCGGTGCAGGTGGGGGACCCCTTTACCGAGAAGGTGCTCATCGAGGCCTGCCTCGAACTATATGCCAACAAGCTCGTCGTCGGGATCCAGGATCTGGGTGGCGCAGGCCTGTCCTGTGCCACGTCCGAACTCGCGTCCGCCGGTAGTGGTGGCATGCACATCGCGCTCGAGCAGGTGCCGATGCGCGCAACCGGTATGACGCCCGCCGAGGTGCTGTCGAGCGAATCCCAGGAGCGCATGTGTGCTGTGGTGACGCCCGACAACGTCGAGAAGTTCATGGCCGTCTGCGCGAAGTGGGATGTACTCGCGACGGTCATCGGCGAGGTCACCGGCGGCGACAACCTCGAGATCACCTGGCACGGCGAGACAGTCGTCGACGTCCCGCCGAAGACGGTGGCGCACGACGGCCCGGTCTACTCGCGCCCCGTGCAGCGTCCGGCGACTCAGGACGCGCTCGTCGCGAACACCACGGCGTCGTTGAAGCGTCCCGAGACCGCTGACGAGCTGAAGGCGACGCTTCTGAAGATGATCGGCTCGCCGCAGCTGTGCAGCCGCAAGTTCATCACCGAACAGTACGACCGCTATGTCCGCGGGAATACTGTTCTTGCCGAGAACGCTGATGCCGGAGTGATTCGGATCGACGAGAAGACTGGCCGCGGAATCGCGCTCGCCACAGATGCATCCGGTCGCTACACCGCGCTCGATCCGTACCAGGGCGCCCAGCTCGCGTTGGCCGAGGCGTTCCGCAACGTCTCCGTCACCGGTGCGACGCCGAAAGCCGTCACCAACTGCCTCAACTTCGGATCGCCCGAGGACCCGGGCGTCATGTGGCAGTTCCAGCAGGCAGTACGCGGTCTCGCCGACGGCTGCGTCACGCTCGGCATCCCGGTCACCGGCGGAAACGTCAGCTTCTACAACCAGACCGGTTCCGAGCCCATCCTGCCGACGCCTGTGGTCGGCGTTCTCGGAGTCATCGACGACGTGCATCGCCGCATTCCGACGGGCCTTGGTCTGGAACCGGGCGAAACGTTGATTCTGCTCGGTGACACCCACGACGAGTTCGACGGATCCATCTGGGCGCAGGTGGAGCACGATCACCTCGGGGGAGTTCCGCCCAGAGTCGACCTGGCTCGGGAGCAGCTGCTCTCCGATATTCTGTTGGCAGGATCACGCGACGGCCTCGTCAGCGCCGCACACGACCTGTCCGAAGGTGGCTTGGCGCAAGCCGTCGTCGAGGCCGCGTTGGCCGGCGAAACCGGTTGCCGCATCCTGCTTCCCGAAGGTGCGGACCCGTTCGTCACGCTCTTCTCGGAGTCTTCCGGTCGCGTTCTCGTGGCTGTCCCGCGCACCGAGGAAACTCGCTTCACCGGCATGTGCACCGCCCGTGGTCTGCCGTGGACGCGTATCGGCGTCGTCGACGAAGGCTCGGACGAGATCGAGGTACAGGGTCAGTTCGCGGTCAAGATGACCGAACTCCGTGACACCTTCGAGAGCACACTTCCCAGACTATTCGGGTAG